A region from the Lolium perenne isolate Kyuss_39 chromosome 4, Kyuss_2.0, whole genome shotgun sequence genome encodes:
- the LOC127322158 gene encoding uncharacterized protein isoform X1, whose amino-acid sequence MGWNGSRRSGGGAGGRGRGRGPASPNDLQRERVAASLIDAAARLGLQATDAGTGWPPEMQFRFACTDGDLARAKAVVDAMDEAERESLASLRFTDLGPLHLAASSGDMAICKYLVEQLGFDVNSDASDHGSGVTPLHFAVSHEQVTAVRYFLEKGADPNIKDSSNGTASLHEAAALGYDEITQLLLANGANVDEPSTHGTPLVAAAAHGKFSSMKILLEHHADPNKVSWEYGTPLTTTLYATPDRMDESTCLKCVKLLVEAGADVKCTNPETPLAIATTNGLTKCAEYLLEVATNANVPVKHDTDVKTSEDRRKARLKSNGPKARLKSNGAKAVQENDYAAALKFYTEAIKLDPEDAVLYSNRSLCHLKCDEEYDALHDANACIRLKPDWNKGYYRKGAALMSLLEYKEASDAFLAGVKLKPENKEMEDAYWEAVEAMRKEQSEPSLYDLD is encoded by the exons atGGGGTGGAACGGGAGCCGTCGCAGCGGCGGCGGAGCTGGGGGACGGGGACGGGGCCGCGGGCCGGCGAGCCCGAACGACCTCCAGCGAGAGCGAGTTGCGGCCTCTCTCATCGACGCCGCCGCGCGCCTCGGCCTCCAGGCTACCGACGCGG GTACCGGCTGGCCGCCGGAGATGCAGTTCCGCTTCGCGTGCACGGACGGCGACCTCGCCCGCGCCAAGG CCGTGGTAGATGCCATGGATGAGGCTGAGAGGGAGTCGCTTGCCTCTCTGAGGTTTACCGACTTAGGACCACTGCATTTGGCAGCAAGCTCGGGTGATATGGCCATCTGCAAGTACTTGGTTGAGCAGCTTGGGTTTGATGTCAATTCGGATGCTTCTGATCATGGATCTG GCGTGACACCTTTGCATTTTGCGGTGTCGCATGAACAAGTGACTGCTGTGAGGTATTTTCTTGAAAAGGGCGCTGATCCCAATATAAAGGACTCCTCCAACGGCACAGCTTCTCTGCATGAGGCAGCAGCGTTAG GCTATGATGAAATTACACAACTTCTGCTAGCAAATGGAGCGAATGTTGATGAACCTTCTACTCATGGGACACCTCTAGTGGCTGCTGCCGCTCACGGGAAGTTCAGTTCTATGAAGATTTTGTTGGAGCACCATGCAGAC CCGAACAAAGTCTCTTGGGAGTATGGTACACCCCTAACTACAACACTTTATGCTACTCCTGACAGAATGGACGAATCCACTTGCTTAAAGTGTGTGAAACTTCTTGTCGAG GCTGGTGCTGATGTCAAATGTACAAATCCTGAGACTCCATTGGCGATAGCAACTACCAATGGCTTAACTAAATGTGCTGAATACTTGTTGGAGGTTGCTACAAATGCCAATGTTCCAGTTAAACATGATACTGAT GTTAAAACAAGTGAGGATCGTAGGAAGGCTCGACTGAAATCAAACGGTCCAAAGGCTCGGCTGAAATCAAACGGTGCAAAAGCAGTTCAGGAGAATGACTATGCTGCTGCATTGAAATTCTATACTGAG GCGATCAAGCTGGATCCTGAAGATGCAGTGTTGTATTCGAATAGGAGCCTTTGCCATCTCAAGTGTGATGAAGAATATGACGCTTTGCATGATGCCAATGCTTGCATACGTCTGAAGCCTGATTGGAACAAAGGTTACTATCGGAAAGGAGCTGCCCTCATGTCTCTTCTG GAGTACAAAGAGGCATCTGATGCATTCTTGGCTGGAGTGAAACTGAAGCCTGAAAATAAAGAGATGGAGGACGCATATTG GGAGGCAGTTGAGGCGATGAGGAAGGAACAGTCTGAACCAAGTCTCTACGATCTTGATTAG
- the LOC127322158 gene encoding uncharacterized protein isoform X2: MGWNGSRRSGGGAGGRGRGRGPASPNDLQRERVAASLIDAAARLGLQATDAGTGWPPEMQFRFACTDGDLARAKAVVDAMDEAERESLASLRFTDLGPLHLAASSGDMAICKYLVEQLGFDVNSDASDHGSGVTPLHFAVSHEQVTAVRYFLEKGADPNIKDSSNGTASLHEAAALGYDEITQLLLANGANVDEPSTHGTPLVAAAAHGKFSSMKILLEHHADPNKVSWEYGTPLTTTLYATPDRMDESTCLKCVKLLVEAGADVKCTNPETPLAIATTNGLTKCAEYLLEVKTSEDRRKARLKSNGPKARLKSNGAKAVQENDYAAALKFYTEAIKLDPEDAVLYSNRSLCHLKCDEEYDALHDANACIRLKPDWNKGYYRKGAALMSLLEYKEASDAFLAGVKLKPENKEMEDAYWEAVEAMRKEQSEPSLYDLD; this comes from the exons atGGGGTGGAACGGGAGCCGTCGCAGCGGCGGCGGAGCTGGGGGACGGGGACGGGGCCGCGGGCCGGCGAGCCCGAACGACCTCCAGCGAGAGCGAGTTGCGGCCTCTCTCATCGACGCCGCCGCGCGCCTCGGCCTCCAGGCTACCGACGCGG GTACCGGCTGGCCGCCGGAGATGCAGTTCCGCTTCGCGTGCACGGACGGCGACCTCGCCCGCGCCAAGG CCGTGGTAGATGCCATGGATGAGGCTGAGAGGGAGTCGCTTGCCTCTCTGAGGTTTACCGACTTAGGACCACTGCATTTGGCAGCAAGCTCGGGTGATATGGCCATCTGCAAGTACTTGGTTGAGCAGCTTGGGTTTGATGTCAATTCGGATGCTTCTGATCATGGATCTG GCGTGACACCTTTGCATTTTGCGGTGTCGCATGAACAAGTGACTGCTGTGAGGTATTTTCTTGAAAAGGGCGCTGATCCCAATATAAAGGACTCCTCCAACGGCACAGCTTCTCTGCATGAGGCAGCAGCGTTAG GCTATGATGAAATTACACAACTTCTGCTAGCAAATGGAGCGAATGTTGATGAACCTTCTACTCATGGGACACCTCTAGTGGCTGCTGCCGCTCACGGGAAGTTCAGTTCTATGAAGATTTTGTTGGAGCACCATGCAGAC CCGAACAAAGTCTCTTGGGAGTATGGTACACCCCTAACTACAACACTTTATGCTACTCCTGACAGAATGGACGAATCCACTTGCTTAAAGTGTGTGAAACTTCTTGTCGAG GCTGGTGCTGATGTCAAATGTACAAATCCTGAGACTCCATTGGCGATAGCAACTACCAATGGCTTAACTAAATGTGCTGAATACTTGTTGGAG GTTAAAACAAGTGAGGATCGTAGGAAGGCTCGACTGAAATCAAACGGTCCAAAGGCTCGGCTGAAATCAAACGGTGCAAAAGCAGTTCAGGAGAATGACTATGCTGCTGCATTGAAATTCTATACTGAG GCGATCAAGCTGGATCCTGAAGATGCAGTGTTGTATTCGAATAGGAGCCTTTGCCATCTCAAGTGTGATGAAGAATATGACGCTTTGCATGATGCCAATGCTTGCATACGTCTGAAGCCTGATTGGAACAAAGGTTACTATCGGAAAGGAGCTGCCCTCATGTCTCTTCTG GAGTACAAAGAGGCATCTGATGCATTCTTGGCTGGAGTGAAACTGAAGCCTGAAAATAAAGAGATGGAGGACGCATATTG GGAGGCAGTTGAGGCGATGAGGAAGGAACAGTCTGAACCAAGTCTCTACGATCTTGATTAG